One Desulfobulbus propionicus DSM 2032 DNA segment encodes these proteins:
- the fliQ gene encoding flagellar biosynthesis protein FliQ, whose protein sequence is MSPEAVIHIGRKAVETILLTSAPMLIAAMVIGLIISIFQAATQINEQTMTFIPKIVAVFITLLIFGPWIMELLITFTTGIINQIATVGR, encoded by the coding sequence ATGAGTCCCGAGGCCGTCATCCACATCGGCAGAAAAGCGGTTGAAACCATTCTCCTCACCTCGGCGCCCATGCTGATCGCCGCCATGGTCATTGGTTTGATCATCAGCATCTTTCAAGCCGCCACCCAGATCAACGAGCAGACCATGACCTTCATCCCCAAAATCGTGGCCGTGTTCATTACCTTGCTGATCTTCGGCCCGTGGATCATGGAACTGCTGATCACCTTCACCACCGGCATCATCAACCAAATCGCCACGGTGGGGCGATAA
- the fliP gene encoding flagellar type III secretion system pore protein FliP (The bacterial flagellar biogenesis protein FliP forms a type III secretion system (T3SS)-type pore required for flagellar assembly.), with protein MKGFAFVFALVLLLAPTLAAAVNLPTLSLGIKEAATPAEVSTALQALLVLTILTVAPAILLMTTAFTRIVIVLSFVRQAMGTQNTPPNQVLLGLALFLTFFVMAPSLNAINDQALQPYIQEKITQQQALERSMEVMRDFMFSQVQESELQLFIDITKEEQPADKKAVSSSILIPAFMLSELKRAFQMGFMIYVPFLVIDMLVSSVLMSMGMMMLPPIVISLPFKLLLFVLVDGWQLVVGSLMKSFG; from the coding sequence ATGAAAGGTTTTGCGTTCGTCTTTGCACTGGTCCTGCTGCTGGCGCCGACACTGGCCGCCGCCGTCAATCTGCCCACCCTGTCGTTGGGGATCAAGGAGGCCGCCACTCCGGCCGAGGTGTCGACCGCCCTGCAGGCGCTGCTCGTCCTCACCATTCTCACCGTGGCCCCGGCCATCCTCCTGATGACCACCGCCTTCACCCGCATCGTCATCGTGCTCAGTTTCGTCCGCCAGGCCATGGGCACCCAGAACACCCCGCCCAATCAGGTCCTGCTGGGACTGGCCCTGTTCCTCACTTTTTTTGTCATGGCCCCATCCCTCAACGCCATCAACGACCAGGCGCTGCAACCGTACATCCAGGAAAAAATCACCCAGCAGCAGGCCCTGGAGCGATCGATGGAGGTGATGCGCGACTTCATGTTTTCCCAGGTCCAGGAGAGCGAACTCCAACTCTTCATCGACATCACCAAGGAGGAACAGCCTGCCGATAAGAAGGCGGTGTCCTCCTCGATCCTTATTCCGGCCTTCATGCTGTCCGAGCTGAAACGCGCCTTTCAGATGGGGTTCATGATCTATGTGCCTTTCCTGGTGATCGACATGCTGGTCTCCTCGGTGCTGATGTCCATGGGCATGATGATGTTGCCGCCGATTGTCATCTCCCTCCCCTTCAAACTGCTGCTCTTTGTCCTGGTCGACGGCTGGCAACTGGTGGTCGGCTCGTTGATGAAGAGTTTCGGCTGA
- the fliJ gene encoding flagellar export protein FliJ, protein MKPFTMHAVLNYRRQLEDAAQKQLFRALEVEARLQEALVRVEEELAALYYGLQREQKQGTTVDRLVLFNQRIDLVKAQVERRRTELQKQQVQVAKKRQHLIKTSKDRKIIEKLEEQQNAAYRQYIDKKEAGMLDEIAVLSHERRRP, encoded by the coding sequence ATGAAACCTTTCACCATGCATGCGGTCCTCAACTACCGGCGGCAGCTGGAGGATGCTGCGCAAAAACAGCTTTTTCGCGCCCTGGAAGTCGAGGCCCGGCTCCAGGAGGCTTTGGTGCGGGTAGAAGAGGAATTGGCCGCGCTCTATTATGGCTTGCAGCGGGAACAGAAACAGGGAACCACGGTCGACCGGCTGGTGCTGTTCAATCAGAGAATCGATCTGGTCAAGGCCCAGGTTGAACGGCGCAGAACCGAATTGCAGAAACAACAGGTCCAGGTCGCCAAAAAACGGCAGCATTTGATCAAGACCAGCAAGGACCGGAAAATCATCGAAAAACTCGAGGAACAGCAAAATGCCGCGTACAGACAATATATTGACAAAAAAGAAGCCGGCATGCTCGACGAGATTGCCGTGCTCTCCCATGAACGCAGGCGCCCCTAG
- a CDS encoding flagellar hook assembly protein FlgD — translation MATVEGVSSSTSTTTTATSKALGQDDFLTLLVAQLQNQDPMNPADATEFTAQLAQYSQLEQLFNLNDAMDELTSATTESQNISTLSLIGQDVVVEGAKFTLGEAPVQIGYKVDGSVSGLSIFIKNSSGKTVATLSASDLGEGNHFLTWDGKDANGKALDAGTYSMELNAKSTDTSATVTPLIRSTVTGVDLSGSEPMVVTGSGQYRVSAVYGAYDSDQGALDSSAE, via the coding sequence ATGGCTACCGTTGAAGGAGTGAGCTCATCGACCTCGACAACGACAACAGCGACCAGCAAAGCCCTGGGGCAGGATGACTTTCTCACCCTGCTGGTTGCCCAGTTGCAGAACCAGGATCCAATGAATCCAGCCGATGCCACGGAATTTACGGCCCAACTGGCTCAGTACAGCCAGCTGGAACAGCTGTTCAACCTCAACGACGCGATGGATGAACTCACCAGCGCCACCACGGAATCGCAAAACATTTCGACCCTGAGCCTGATTGGCCAGGATGTGGTGGTCGAGGGGGCCAAGTTCACCCTCGGAGAGGCGCCGGTGCAGATCGGCTATAAAGTGGACGGCTCGGTTTCCGGTTTAAGTATTTTTATCAAGAACAGCTCGGGTAAAACCGTTGCCACCCTTTCCGCGAGCGATCTTGGCGAAGGAAATCATTTTCTCACCTGGGACGGCAAGGATGCGAATGGCAAGGCCTTGGATGCCGGCACCTACTCCATGGAGCTCAACGCCAAGAGCACGGATACCAGCGCCACGGTAACGCCGCTGATCCGCTCCACAGTGACGGGAGTGGATCTCAGCGGCAGCGAACCCATGGTGGTCACTGGATCGGGGCAGTACAGGGTGTCAGCGGTGTACGGCGCCTATGACAGCGACCAAGGCGCTCTCGACAGCAGCGCGGAATGA
- the fliR gene encoding flagellar biosynthetic protein FliR, with protein sequence MDLHLFPLQQFQEFLLCLARVLALVAAIPAFAGSAISGRIKIGLAVATSLLLFPAMAPHIPKVAFTLTEFGLLIVNEVLLGVMIGLVTQMVFAAVSFGGTVIGYQMGFAAANIFDPQTTQQLSLMSQFANILALLVFLALDMHHFFFRALVESYHLLPPGPLDFSHGAVEELMRLASRMFVLGVKFSAPVLTLLLLTNLVLGILARVFPQLNVFMLSFPLNIGIAFLVIGLTLGATFSVLRREFDTMGENILNLLQLLN encoded by the coding sequence ATGGATCTACACCTCTTCCCGCTCCAGCAGTTCCAGGAATTTCTCCTCTGTCTGGCTCGGGTTCTCGCCTTGGTGGCCGCCATTCCCGCCTTCGCCGGCAGCGCCATCTCGGGGCGGATCAAAATCGGCTTGGCCGTGGCCACCAGCCTGCTGCTCTTTCCAGCCATGGCCCCCCACATCCCCAAGGTGGCCTTCACACTGACCGAATTCGGCCTGCTGATCGTCAACGAGGTCCTCCTGGGCGTCATGATCGGCCTGGTCACCCAGATGGTCTTTGCCGCGGTCAGTTTTGGTGGCACGGTCATCGGCTATCAAATGGGGTTTGCCGCCGCCAACATCTTTGACCCGCAAACCACCCAGCAGCTCTCCTTGATGAGCCAGTTTGCCAACATCCTCGCCCTCCTCGTCTTCCTGGCCCTCGACATGCACCATTTCTTTTTTCGCGCCCTGGTCGAATCCTACCACCTGCTGCCGCCGGGGCCGCTTGACTTTTCCCATGGCGCGGTGGAGGAGCTGATGCGCCTGGCCAGCCGGATGTTTGTCCTCGGGGTCAAATTCAGCGCTCCGGTGCTGACCCTCCTTCTGCTCACCAACCTGGTGCTCGGCATCCTGGCCCGGGTTTTTCCCCAGCTGAACGTGTTCATGCTCTCCTTTCCGCTCAACATCGGCATCGCCTTCCTTGTCATCGGCCTGACACTGGGCGCCACGTTCTCGGTCCTGCGCCGTGAATTTGACACCATGGGCGAAAACATCCTCAATCTCCTGCAATTGCTCAACTAG
- a CDS encoding flagellar hook-length control protein FliK encodes MIQNQYGQVITIYQGTGNEEEAGVSGSPGTTTATGTESKNLDFKNNYIHSHLPNEAPQNAAAQGESRQTDNSALDQQPEISNALNTETDAAATMESLQPQKGPMTFGQDNLPFMVSPQRPTSQPGFTHAAMEPPMYRLPSGTVVPEGTVVEQMVAHLSVNKRLETGTVNLRLHPQELGELRLEIKVEQDNIKAHIVAQNPQAQEMIDRHLPRLREALEQQGLNLQQVEVTVAANDNTRGEQFQENSTWQQPSRSPRNRMDARFTLEMDENFPKEPEATTSNLSVVA; translated from the coding sequence ATGATCCAGAATCAGTATGGCCAAGTCATTACCATCTATCAGGGGACCGGTAACGAGGAAGAGGCCGGCGTGAGCGGCAGCCCGGGAACAACGACCGCCACTGGGACGGAAAGCAAAAACCTAGATTTCAAGAACAATTACATCCACTCCCATCTCCCCAACGAAGCGCCGCAAAATGCGGCCGCCCAGGGAGAGTCCCGGCAAACCGACAATTCAGCCCTTGATCAGCAGCCGGAAATAAGCAATGCCCTGAACACCGAGACAGATGCGGCTGCAACCATGGAATCGTTGCAGCCGCAAAAAGGGCCCATGACCTTCGGCCAGGACAACCTGCCGTTCATGGTTTCCCCGCAACGGCCAACCAGCCAGCCCGGCTTCACCCATGCAGCGATGGAGCCGCCGATGTACCGCCTGCCTTCCGGGACCGTTGTCCCTGAAGGAACTGTGGTCGAGCAGATGGTCGCCCATCTGTCGGTGAACAAACGCCTTGAAACCGGCACCGTCAATCTCAGGCTCCATCCTCAGGAACTGGGGGAATTACGGCTGGAAATCAAGGTGGAACAGGACAATATCAAGGCTCATATTGTTGCCCAGAATCCCCAGGCCCAGGAAATGATCGACCGCCATCTGCCTCGCCTGCGTGAGGCTCTGGAGCAGCAGGGGTTGAATCTCCAGCAGGTGGAAGTCACCGTCGCCGCCAACGACAACACCCGCGGAGAACAGTTTCAGGAAAACAGCACCTGGCAGCAACCCAGCCGGTCCCCGCGCAACAGGATGGATGCACGATTCACCCTTGAAATGGATGAAAATTTCCCCAAAGAACCAGAAGCAACCACCAGCAATCTGAGTGTCGTCGCGTAA
- a CDS encoding flagellar hook protein FlgE encodes MGIQSALYSGVSGLNTNSQAMSVIGNNLANTNTLGFKGSRSIFSDLLSSNVFGSGGTSQVGRGVGLSIVDSIYSQGTFETTSSDTDVAIEGVGFFVLKEAGNDTAYYSRAGAFRFDDEGYLVNPEGFRVQGKLFDPTNNSTLLPMDPTDIQVANVGLIEANPTSELTFTTNLDENSTVISSATPIDPNNNATYNYSASSQIFDSLGESHLITVYWRLVNDATNTWEAAYTIDNDAATITAITDFDASTAGNQAMSFDNIGKAPDTNGDGVPDPFTTTVGPITWANGAATSTIELSFDCTQYDSDSIVIGQQQNGYAAGELTNVSINSEGVVVASYSNGRQINISQLVLAKFQNPGGLKLAGANRYIAPAEAGTIRVGLPGPELGKLFTNSLEQSNVDMGQEFVKMITTQRGFQANSKIITTVDEMLSELINLKR; translated from the coding sequence ATGGGTATTCAAAGTGCATTATACAGCGGAGTCAGCGGACTCAACACCAACTCCCAGGCCATGAGCGTTATCGGCAACAACCTGGCCAACACCAACACCCTTGGATTCAAGGGGTCGCGCAGTATCTTCTCCGATCTCCTGTCCAGCAATGTGTTCGGCTCCGGCGGCACCTCCCAGGTCGGTCGCGGCGTGGGACTCTCCATCGTGGACAGTATTTACAGCCAGGGAACCTTTGAAACCACCTCTTCGGACACCGACGTGGCCATTGAGGGGGTCGGCTTTTTTGTGCTCAAGGAAGCAGGCAACGACACCGCCTATTACAGCCGGGCCGGCGCGTTCCGTTTCGACGACGAAGGCTATCTGGTCAACCCGGAAGGGTTCAGGGTCCAGGGCAAACTGTTCGATCCCACCAACAACTCCACACTGCTCCCCATGGATCCCACGGACATCCAGGTGGCCAATGTCGGCCTGATCGAGGCCAACCCGACCTCGGAACTGACCTTCACCACCAACCTGGACGAAAACTCCACGGTCATCAGTTCCGCTACCCCGATTGATCCCAACAACAACGCCACCTACAACTATTCCGCCTCGAGCCAGATTTTCGACTCCCTGGGAGAGTCGCACCTGATCACCGTGTACTGGCGCTTGGTCAACGATGCGACCAATACCTGGGAAGCCGCCTACACCATCGACAACGACGCGGCAACGATCACCGCCATCACCGACTTTGACGCCTCGACCGCGGGTAACCAGGCCATGTCCTTCGACAATATCGGCAAAGCCCCCGACACCAACGGCGACGGCGTTCCCGACCCCTTTACCACCACGGTCGGGCCGATCACCTGGGCCAACGGCGCGGCCACCTCGACCATTGAACTCTCCTTTGACTGCACCCAGTACGACAGCGATTCGATCGTCATCGGCCAGCAACAAAACGGCTATGCGGCCGGAGAACTGACCAACGTGTCGATCAACTCCGAGGGCGTGGTGGTGGCCTCCTATTCCAACGGCCGCCAGATCAACATTTCCCAGCTGGTGTTGGCCAAATTCCAGAACCCCGGCGGCCTGAAGCTGGCGGGAGCCAATCGCTACATCGCTCCCGCCGAGGCTGGCACCATCCGGGTTGGCCTGCCCGGACCGGAACTGGGCAAACTCTTCACCAACTCCCTCGAACAATCCAACGTCGACATGGGCCAGGAATTCGTCAAGATGATCACCACCCAACGCGGCTTTCAGGCCAACTCCAAGATCATCACCACCGTCGACGAAATGCTGAGCGAACTGATCAACCTCAAACGGTAA
- a CDS encoding OmpA/MotB family protein: MAKEPECPPPGLPMWMATYSDLVTLLLTFFVLLLTMASMDPTKFEQAKTSIKDAFGWRTTAAPVPFSLPILPSPPKAKFTPIPRETAVPRFKRIKNDLELAKLQAQVEAVQQDNDSIILRIHESVLFDEGQATLNPASYPILRKVADIIRPLPMSMRIEGHTDSTPMAGATTSNWDLSVARAVAVMSFYHRGELFALDRMSAAGYGDTRPLAPNTTKDNMAKNRRVDFVLRSNRTVAEDSKPVTPIPF, from the coding sequence ATGGCAAAAGAACCCGAATGTCCGCCGCCCGGCCTGCCGATGTGGATGGCCACCTACAGCGACCTGGTGACCCTACTGCTCACCTTTTTCGTCCTGTTGCTGACCATGGCCAGCATGGACCCGACCAAATTCGAGCAGGCCAAAACCTCGATCAAGGATGCCTTCGGCTGGCGCACCACCGCGGCCCCGGTTCCCTTTTCTTTGCCCATATTGCCCTCGCCGCCCAAGGCGAAATTCACGCCCATCCCCCGGGAAACGGCCGTGCCCCGCTTCAAGCGCATTAAAAACGATCTGGAACTGGCCAAATTGCAAGCCCAGGTGGAAGCCGTGCAACAAGACAACGATTCCATCATCCTGCGCATTCATGAATCCGTCCTCTTCGATGAGGGGCAGGCCACGCTCAATCCCGCATCCTATCCCATCCTCCGCAAGGTGGCCGATATTATCCGCCCTTTGCCGATGAGCATGCGCATCGAGGGACATACCGATTCCACCCCCATGGCCGGCGCCACAACCTCCAACTGGGATCTGTCGGTGGCGCGGGCGGTCGCGGTGATGAGCTTTTATCACCGCGGTGAACTGTTTGCCCTGGATCGCATGTCCGCCGCCGGTTATGGCGACACCCGCCCGCTGGCGCCCAACACCACCAAGGACAACATGGCGAAAAACCGTCGGGTTGATTTTGTGTTGCGCAGCAATCGCACCGTGGCAGAGGACAGCAAACCAGTCACCCCCATCCCCTTCTGA
- a CDS encoding MotE family protein, translated as MNAGAPSTDWHRCARTCRFLAVSFAAQLLVAIGLLHPAAGQEQAATEAPAKTQQDQQYGSVEERRIMESLQAGGASPFARERDELDNKKKELKRLESEVDKKIEQLNQLRVRIEKLLEQKDAEEQKRTLELAKMYEKMTADKAAMVLGTVDQELAISILAKMKTKSAAKILSNMERDKAAKLTTAFSTLDTR; from the coding sequence ATGAACGCAGGCGCCCCTAGCACCGACTGGCACCGCTGTGCGCGGACATGCCGCTTCTTGGCCGTGTCGTTCGCCGCTCAACTCCTTGTGGCCATTGGTTTGTTGCATCCAGCAGCCGGCCAGGAACAGGCCGCGACCGAGGCCCCTGCGAAAACGCAGCAGGATCAGCAGTATGGCTCGGTGGAAGAACGGCGGATCATGGAATCCCTGCAGGCCGGAGGCGCCTCCCCCTTTGCCCGCGAGCGCGACGAGCTGGACAACAAGAAAAAGGAACTAAAGAGATTGGAAAGCGAAGTCGATAAGAAAATCGAACAGCTCAACCAACTCCGGGTGCGAATCGAAAAGCTCCTCGAACAAAAGGATGCGGAAGAGCAGAAGCGGACCCTGGAACTCGCCAAGATGTACGAAAAAATGACTGCGGACAAGGCCGCCATGGTCCTTGGCACGGTCGATCAGGAACTCGCGATTTCCATTCTTGCCAAGATGAAGACCAAATCCGCCGCCAAAATCCTCAGCAACATGGAACGGGACAAGGCGGCCAAATTAACCACAGCCTTTTCAACCCTGGATACCCGGTAA
- a CDS encoding flagellar basal body-associated FliL family protein has product MAEKEEKKDETAKGGKKKLIIIIAAALVLLLAAGGGAYYFLVYKPHQEELKRKQEEASKAEALIKPVPEEAKIGPMVEIKEFIVNIISEDTPHYVKASLSLELDKDATLDEVNKRMPQIRDAILLLIGNKTFEELQDIQGKNQVKAELKSKINSFLKTGKVNNVYLTDFVVQ; this is encoded by the coding sequence ATGGCGGAAAAAGAAGAAAAAAAGGACGAAACCGCAAAAGGCGGCAAAAAAAAGCTGATCATCATCATTGCGGCCGCGTTGGTCCTGTTGTTGGCGGCCGGCGGCGGCGCCTACTATTTTTTGGTCTATAAGCCGCACCAGGAAGAACTGAAGCGCAAGCAGGAAGAGGCGAGCAAGGCCGAAGCCCTGATCAAACCGGTACCCGAAGAAGCGAAGATCGGCCCCATGGTGGAAATCAAGGAATTCATCGTCAACATCATCAGTGAAGACACCCCCCATTACGTCAAGGCTTCGCTTTCCCTGGAACTGGACAAGGACGCCACGCTCGATGAGGTCAACAAGCGCATGCCGCAGATCCGCGATGCCATTCTGCTGCTCATTGGCAACAAGACCTTTGAGGAGTTGCAGGACATCCAGGGCAAAAATCAGGTCAAGGCCGAGTTGAAAAGCAAGATCAACTCCTTTCTCAAAACCGGCAAGGTCAACAACGTCTATTTGACCGATTTTGTGGTGCAGTGA
- a CDS encoding flagellar motor switch protein FliM — MEPILSKAEIADLLAAIKSGRVSTELVEDGRAVSHRLLHAAEIDLFRTYERTRGSGEMRVPNLDIVLDSFARKFSTSLTNTLMRNFIVEREDITTTNFQQSLLDLKSQGAVGIYGISPLKHGCLFHFDTLMAFTLLEIMLGSSRSSESLPLDRNLTTIEMFVLKTIMQDICNELQTAMRPVVELQAQLTKVENNFRLVNIVEPEVEVLVTRFNIQLGNELCGQMRLIIPYLTLEPLREKFKALVTITQAAANTWTEIIARETLEMESQVIARSGLITMTIRRILGLQPGDIIDLQYDPDRPLTVLVEDQPLFLAIPGERNGKKAFHVTGRYTTQLGGIHGSA, encoded by the coding sequence GTGGAACCGATCCTCAGCAAGGCGGAAATAGCAGACCTCCTGGCGGCCATCAAGTCCGGCAGGGTCTCGACCGAACTGGTGGAAGACGGTCGAGCCGTTAGCCACCGCTTGCTGCATGCCGCCGAGATCGATCTGTTTCGCACCTACGAGCGGACCAGGGGCAGCGGGGAAATGCGCGTGCCCAACCTCGACATCGTGCTCGACAGTTTTGCCCGCAAGTTTTCCACCAGCCTGACCAATACCCTGATGCGCAACTTCATCGTCGAACGGGAAGACATCACCACCACCAACTTTCAACAGAGCCTGCTGGATCTCAAGAGCCAAGGCGCTGTCGGCATTTACGGCATTTCTCCGCTCAAACACGGCTGCCTGTTCCATTTCGATACCCTCATGGCCTTCACCTTGCTGGAGATCATGCTCGGTTCTTCCCGGTCGAGCGAGTCACTGCCCCTGGACCGTAACCTGACCACCATCGAGATGTTTGTTCTCAAGACCATCATGCAGGACATCTGCAACGAACTGCAGACCGCCATGCGCCCGGTGGTTGAGTTGCAGGCCCAGCTCACCAAGGTCGAGAACAATTTCCGCCTGGTCAACATCGTCGAACCGGAAGTCGAGGTCCTGGTCACCCGTTTCAATATCCAGCTGGGCAACGAACTGTGCGGGCAGATGCGGCTGATCATCCCGTACCTCACCCTGGAACCGCTTCGGGAAAAATTCAAGGCCCTGGTCACCATCACCCAGGCAGCCGCCAACACCTGGACCGAAATCATCGCCCGCGAAACCCTGGAGATGGAAAGCCAGGTCATCGCCAGATCCGGCCTGATCACCATGACCATCCGCCGCATCCTCGGCCTGCAGCCGGGCGACATCATCGATTTGCAGTACGATCCGGATCGGCCCCTGACCGTGCTGGTCGAGGATCAACCCCTCTTTCTCGCCATCCCCGGGGAGCGTAACGGCAAGAAAGCCTTCCACGTCACCGGCCGCTACACCACCCAACTAGGAGGCATCCATGGCAGCGCCTGA
- a CDS encoding motility protein A has product MDIATIIGIVVSFGLMIWAILMGGPLSIFIDVPSIAIVFGGTAGVALINFPLADVIGTIAIFKKTVFIKEAETNKIIVQMLEFANKARKGGILSLQDQIDSIDDKFMVKALQMAVDGQEPAELKAMLLNEIDNIAARHSNGAQILDTMGAIAPAMGMVGTLIGLVQMLQNMSDPAAIGPAMAVALLTTFYGAVLANVLFIPMAGKLKTRSKTEVLQKTMITEGMESILSGENPRVMEQRLHTYLAPKKRESVFK; this is encoded by the coding sequence GTGGATATAGCAACCATAATCGGTATCGTGGTTTCCTTCGGTTTGATGATCTGGGCCATTCTCATGGGCGGGCCGCTCAGCATCTTTATCGATGTCCCCTCGATCGCCATTGTTTTCGGCGGCACCGCCGGCGTGGCCCTGATCAATTTTCCCCTGGCCGATGTGATCGGCACCATCGCCATCTTCAAAAAAACCGTTTTCATCAAAGAAGCCGAAACCAACAAGATCATTGTCCAGATGCTGGAATTCGCCAACAAGGCGCGCAAGGGCGGCATCCTTTCCCTGCAGGATCAGATTGATTCCATCGACGACAAATTCATGGTCAAGGCCCTGCAGATGGCGGTCGACGGCCAGGAGCCCGCCGAACTCAAGGCGATGCTGCTCAACGAAATCGACAATATCGCGGCCCGGCACAGCAATGGCGCGCAAATTCTCGATACCATGGGAGCCATTGCCCCAGCCATGGGCATGGTCGGCACCCTGATCGGCCTGGTGCAGATGTTGCAAAACATGAGCGATCCGGCCGCCATCGGCCCGGCCATGGCCGTGGCCCTGCTCACCACTTTTTACGGGGCGGTATTGGCCAATGTCCTGTTCATTCCCATGGCCGGCAAACTGAAAACCCGGTCAAAGACCGAGGTATTGCAAAAAACGATGATCACCGAAGGCATGGAATCGATTCTTTCCGGTGAAAATCCCCGGGTGATGGAACAGCGGCTGCACACCTATCTGGCGCCGAAAAAACGCGAGTCGGTGTTCAAGTAA
- a CDS encoding FliO/MopB family protein, giving the protein MRWSSALLFLTVLPATARAAESASMGAAMLQMSWALLVVVGLILAVYALARKRMLLGKIGGRAITVVELRPLLPKTTLALIEVRGREYLLGISANNIQLLADLSDPPKNPERAAADFETVLAQTQ; this is encoded by the coding sequence ATGCGCTGGTCATCCGCCCTTCTCTTCCTCACCGTGCTGCCGGCGACGGCCCGGGCCGCCGAGTCCGCATCCATGGGCGCCGCCATGCTGCAGATGAGCTGGGCCCTGTTGGTGGTGGTGGGCCTGATTCTCGCGGTGTACGCTCTGGCCCGCAAACGAATGCTGCTGGGAAAAATCGGCGGCAGGGCCATCACCGTGGTCGAACTGCGGCCGCTGCTGCCCAAAACGACCTTGGCCCTGATCGAGGTCCGTGGCCGGGAGTATCTGCTGGGCATCAGCGCCAACAACATCCAGCTGCTGGCCGATCTCTCCGATCCACCGAAAAATCCGGAGCGGGCCGCTGCGGACTTCGAAACCGTGCTGGCACAGACGCAATGA
- the fliN gene encoding flagellar motor switch protein FliN, with product MAAPDVLEPQRSNTLNTEETAELLKEEQPQPAGRGDHAPLTRELEFLFDVPLQVSVEVGRARILLKDLLQMGEGYVVELDKLAGEPLDLYVNARLIARGEAVKVGDKFGIKLTEVVSQSDRIENLG from the coding sequence ATGGCAGCGCCTGATGTTCTGGAACCGCAGAGGTCCAACACCCTGAACACCGAGGAAACAGCCGAACTGCTCAAAGAAGAGCAGCCCCAACCGGCTGGCCGCGGCGACCATGCTCCCCTGACCAGGGAGTTGGAATTCCTGTTCGACGTCCCGCTGCAAGTATCGGTGGAAGTGGGCCGTGCCCGGATTCTGCTCAAGGATCTGCTGCAAATGGGGGAAGGATACGTGGTCGAATTGGACAAGCTGGCCGGCGAACCCCTGGACCTGTACGTCAACGCCCGCTTGATCGCCAGGGGAGAGGCCGTCAAGGTAGGCGACAAGTTCGGCATCAAACTGACCGAGGTGGTCAGCCAATCGGACCGGATCGAGAACCTGGGTTGA